The following are from one region of the Natronosporangium hydrolyticum genome:
- a CDS encoding spermidine synthase, whose translation MLGLGYGAGLRAVRASAPAADLFAVDRDPATVGLCRALYQVYFPSIRFRMQVADAAQLMRDSVECFDLICVDLYDGASHPALVFDAGFWEDVRSRVADTGVVLVNCWGLPEHLRPFAGASPQRALGEVLRTVWEEVRYLPARRNTTFVLTSTNVSLCIDEVTAWPGLSAADRAVLATAACRLRHARTVPQGDAGGIAPARTQAAIDAEMARRWPAMLEVVGDAAAAAGLPPAVASGRQVVLDPEIAVPVLRTLLDREAAEAAFIPTVAASLTFESDFRAGWFGEWIADTHLDLAEHSPRWFYSTGLPQAMSMLANPYAPDWPWRDRLIEAAMRLSRAESVSGTSLETTRQTSAMVVGGPPARTDAPESVPAAPYRRKELKDAEDN comes from the coding sequence ATGCTCGGCCTCGGGTACGGCGCTGGGCTGCGGGCCGTACGCGCCAGCGCTCCAGCCGCTGATTTGTTCGCGGTGGATCGTGATCCAGCCACCGTCGGACTCTGCCGTGCGCTCTATCAAGTCTACTTCCCCTCGATTCGCTTCCGCATGCAGGTGGCGGACGCAGCGCAGCTGATGCGAGACAGCGTGGAGTGCTTCGACTTGATCTGCGTCGATCTCTACGATGGCGCCTCGCATCCCGCGCTGGTTTTCGACGCCGGTTTCTGGGAGGACGTCCGGTCGCGCGTCGCCGACACCGGCGTGGTCCTGGTGAACTGCTGGGGGCTTCCGGAGCACCTACGACCGTTCGCGGGTGCCTCGCCCCAGCGGGCTCTCGGCGAGGTTCTGCGTACGGTCTGGGAGGAGGTCCGGTACCTACCGGCGCGGCGAAACACGACATTCGTGCTGACCAGTACGAACGTCAGCCTCTGTATCGACGAGGTGACCGCGTGGCCCGGTCTGTCGGCCGCCGACCGAGCCGTGCTCGCCACTGCGGCGTGCCGGCTGCGGCACGCCCGCACAGTTCCACAAGGCGACGCCGGTGGCATTGCGCCAGCGAGGACCCAGGCGGCGATCGACGCCGAGATGGCTCGCCGGTGGCCCGCGATGCTGGAGGTGGTGGGTGATGCCGCTGCGGCGGCGGGATTGCCACCGGCAGTGGCCTCCGGACGGCAAGTGGTTCTCGACCCCGAGATCGCCGTCCCGGTGCTGCGAACGCTGCTCGACCGTGAGGCTGCGGAGGCTGCGTTCATTCCCACCGTCGCCGCTTCGCTCACGTTCGAATCGGACTTCCGCGCTGGCTGGTTCGGGGAGTGGATCGCTGACACACACCTTGATCTTGCCGAGCATTCGCCAAGGTGGTTCTACTCCACTGGCCTGCCTCAGGCGATGTCCATGCTGGCGAACCCGTACGCCCCTGATTGGCCTTGGCGGGACCGGCTCATCGAGGCCGCTATGCGGCTCAGCCGGGCGGAGTCTGTCTCGGGGACTTCATTGGAGACGACTCGTCAGACGTCGGCGATGGTCGTCGGCGGCCCGCCCGCCCGGACCGACGCACCCGAGAGCGTGCCTGCGGCACCGTACCGGAGGAAGGAGCTGAAGGATGCAGAAGACAATTGA